TTTTCTAACTGATATGTTAAATCTTTGACAAACGCTTTAAACGCTACTCTAAATAAACTAGCAAACAAATCTCCTGCTAATCTCAATCTTTTATTAGCATAATGATCTTTATCATCAGGCTCTCTTCTACCTAAGTAGAGTTCTATCACCTTAGAAACAGCATAAGCTAAATAGTATGCTTTCTTCTTTCTATCTTCTGGAGAGGTACCTAAATGAGGTAAAAAGTACTTATCTAATATTTGTTGAGCTTTTTCTATTCTATTTTCCCTTTTTTGACCTATTGCTACTCTACTCCCTATAAAATCTAATGCATCTTCCATACTAGTTATAGAACTAGCTTGATCTAAAGAAGGAAATAACTCATTTTGAATTTCAGGATCTAAAGAAACTGCATATACTATATCCCTATCAGTTAATATTCCTAGAGCTCTCATTAAAATTACAAACGGAATTCTACCAGGTACTGCGGGAAATGATACGTGAAACGTGCCATCTTTTAACCTCTCTATTGTTACTGGAACTCTATAACCTGCAGTACTCGAAATTATTTTAGCTGTATGAGTAACGTTAGAACCAGTTTTACCAGTATCAACTAGAACTCTATTAGGTGCTAAATCTTCTTGAGTTACTATAACTCTTTCAGATCCATTAACTATAAAATATCCTCCAGGATCTTTAGGATCCTCTCCTATTTCAATAAGTTTTTCTAATGTATATTGAGAAATAGGATCTATAGCGGATTTTAACATTATTGGCAAATCTCCTATATATACCTCTTCTGGTTCTGCTTCTATATTGTTCTCAACAGGTATCATAGTAAGCCATAGTGGTGCGGCATAAGTCAAATTCCTTAACCTTGCTTCCATGGGAGTGATCTCTCTTTCTCCTCTATCAGATTCTCTAACTCTAGGTTTCCCTACTCTTATTTTACCTAATTTTACCTTTAATCCTGGAATTTCTGTAGGTATTTCTCCTTGCTCATCAATGATCTCTTGAAGCTTATTTCTTACAAAATCATTATAAGAGTCTAAATGTTGTCTAACTAATCCCTTAGATTTAAAATAAGCCTCAATTATTTTCCATCTATCGTCAACGCTTAAATAACTGACTTCAGCCACTAAAATCACCCACTAATTACATACCTATAAGATACGACTTCACCATATAGGGCACTCTTTCTCGTAATCTTAATTATATCACCTGGTTTAGCCCCTATTGATTTTACAATTGGATCAGAAGCTCTTATCCAGGGTAATTGCTCTGGTTTAATTCCCAATTCTTTCAATATTTTATAGGCATCCTCAATGTTAAGCACTTCGTGTTTAGGAACCAGATAATGAACCCTAGGATCAATCTTTTTGTTAGAGGATGCACGCATTATTAACCAATATTCACATAGTGAATTGGTTAATAAGAATTTACTCTTTACCACTACCTACATATATGAGGCTAATGCTTAAGGATTTAATATAACATAACTTAAATGAAATATGAGTTAACTAGATTGTATTTCAGAGAATAATATAATTTGATTAATACTGACAAACTAGTTTCGGTCTTAACTAGATTAAATTGATTTGTACGATTTATAAAAATAATTGGTTAGCATATATTATACATCAATAATTAGTAACTAGTTGATTTGCAATGTCTATTAATCCAGATTTAATTATAAATTTCTTTTAGAGAATAAGGCTAATTATGGCATAATCTTATTGAAAAATTATAGCTAGATTAGATTATTAAAGTAAGGGGATAATCAACCGCCTTACTCAAAAAATAAATATTTTATAAAGCTATGAGTTGTTAAGGGGGTCGGACTTTCATAGGGTTTCATGAGTTAACCCTCGTCCTCATACCCCTTGTCCGGCTCCCCACGCCTAGGTTAGGGAGTATGAACTCCCAGCCACGACATGGGGAACCTCATCGAACCCATCCTCCCCCTCACATTGCTCATAGAGTTCATTGTAGGGCCCTCTTCTACATGGTAATATTAACTGAAAAATCTTATAAACTTTCGTGAAAAGATAGTTAGGAATAATAAATGATAACAAATAATATAGACTTTACGGTTCATCGGAAACTGTTAACAACGGCAATAAACTAATTTATTATTAGGAGAATATTATGAAATATAGGTGAGGCATTATTAGTAATTCTGAGAAAAAGCTTAGACAACCAATTGTTGTAGTATTAGGTCACGTTGATCATGGAAAAACTACGTTATTAGATAAAATTAGGGGAACAGCAATAGTTAAGAAAGAGCCAGGTGAGATGACACAAGAAGTTGGTGCCAGTTTCGTTCCAAGTTATGTAATTGAAAAGTTAGCTGAACCATTAAAAAAATTAATACCGATTAAACTTCAAATACCAGGTTTATTATTCATTGATACACCAGGGCACGAATATTTCTCTAACTTAAGAAGAAGAGGCGGAAGTGTTGCAGATATTGCAATTCTTGTCGTTGATATTATAGAAGGAATACAAAAGCAGACTATAGAATCTATAAATATACTGAGGGAAAGAAAGGTACCATTTTTAGTAGCTGCGAATAAAATTGATAGGGTACCAGGATGGAAACCTAATAACGATAGACCATTTTTAGAGACAATAGAAAAACAAAAAGCGGATGTAAGAAATTATTTAGATAATTTAATTTATAAATTAGTTTCACAATTAGGAGAATTAGGATTTAATGCTGATAGATATGATAGGATAAAGGATTTCACTAGAACTGTAGCAATAGTCCCAGTCTCAGCTAAAACTGGAGAAGGAATAGCAGATCTCTTAGCCTTACTTGCAGGTTTGACACAAAGATATTTAGAAACCAGACTTAGATTCGCGGAAGGGCCAGCAAAAGGAGTAATATTAGAGGTAAAGGAAGACCCTGGATTAGGACATACTATAGATGTAATCATCTATGATGGCGTGCTAAAGAAGAATGATACAATTATCTTAGGTGGAATTAATGGTGTTATTACTACTAAAGTTAGAGGAATATTTGTACCTAAACCTCTCCAAGATATGAAAGTTAGCAAATATGATTTAAATCCTATAGATGAAGTATACGCGGCAGCAGGCGTTAAGATATCTGCACCTAACTTAGAAGATGCACTTGCTGGCTCGCCTATTTATGTTGTAGATGACGAATCTAAGATTGAACAATATAAAAAGCAAGTAGAAGAAGAAA
The genomic region above belongs to Saccharolobus caldissimus and contains:
- a CDS encoding DNA-directed RNA polymerase subunit H, encoding MRASSNKKIDPRVHYLVPKHEVLNIEDAYKILKELGIKPEQLPWIRASDPIVKSIGAKPGDIIKITRKSALYGEVVSYRYVISG
- the infB gene encoding translation initiation factor IF-2 produces the protein MISNSEKKLRQPIVVVLGHVDHGKTTLLDKIRGTAIVKKEPGEMTQEVGASFVPSYVIEKLAEPLKKLIPIKLQIPGLLFIDTPGHEYFSNLRRRGGSVADIAILVVDIIEGIQKQTIESINILRERKVPFLVAANKIDRVPGWKPNNDRPFLETIEKQKADVRNYLDNLIYKLVSQLGELGFNADRYDRIKDFTRTVAIVPVSAKTGEGIADLLALLAGLTQRYLETRLRFAEGPAKGVILEVKEDPGLGHTIDVIIYDGVLKKNDTIILGGINGVITTKVRGIFVPKPLQDMKVSKYDLNPIDEVYAAAGVKISAPNLEDALAGSPIYVVDDESKIEQYKKQVEEEIKEVRFYNDINGIIVKADSLGTLEAIINALQREGIPIRIADIGPISKRDILEASIVSQQSREYGIIAAFRVKPLPGIDTSNVKIIYSEIIYQLIDDVKKYINDIRETERKRTLESLILPGKIKILPGYVFRRSDPIIVGVEVLGGIIKPKYPLIKEDGRKIGEVIQIQDNKKTVEKASKGMEVAISIKSNAMVGRQVNEGDILYTDVPKEDLEILLNKFSSFITDDMKEVIREIIRIKRKDDPLYGLGLKI